The DNA region CTCTGGACAAGGGGCTTTTATTCATTGGACTAAATTTTCATTGGCTTGCAAAACCCAACTGAGTGGGGAGGGTCTgacttctggtctctttggggaGCACAGGGAGCCCTGCCCCCATCCGTGATGGATAAAGGTAGCCAGCCTCTACCACATCTAAGGCCAAAGATTCAGAGCCCAGGGAGGCAACCTCTCCTGGCCATAAAACAGCCATTTACACATTGGCAGGATATTTCCTGAGTCAACAGTGGCTTACAAGGGAATCAAAGCTCTGAAATGTCAGGGCAGATGGAAGCATGTTTCTACCATTCCGTCTTCTGAACGCTTGTCAGGGAAACATGAGTTACAGAAAGGGGTTGGAAAAGCTCCGTGCTTGAGTACCTGAGCAGGGACAAgaatgaggaagggaaggaactGTGGCTACCTAGAGTGGGTTTTGTCCCCTGCCTGGTGCTGGGGTGGGTCTGTGTTCACCATGGCCTCTACCTATCCTAGGAGCTCTCATAACCGGAACGATACAGCGTGTGCTTATGGGTGATCTTTCTCTCTGCATAACGGCTTCGAGGGTTGGATGCGCCATTTACTGCTGAGTATCCACAGCTCTAGTAAGCAGCTGACATTCTATTTGCTTCCGTTATTTATCTACTACAAACAAATGTTATGGACATCCTCATACAAACCTTACTTATATAGAAGTTACGTGGTAAGAAGTATggaagatggggctggggatttagctcagcggtagagcgcttgcctagcaagcgcaaggccctgggtttggtccccagctccgaaaaaaagaaaagaaaaaaaaaaaaaagaagaagtatgGAAGATTATACAGCAGAAGGTTTTGTTgttctggttgtttggtttggttcttttgagacagggttctctgtatagctctgactgtcctagaactcattctgtagaccaggctagatctccctgcctctgcctcctgagcactgggattaaaagggTGAGAAACCATGCCTGGCTTCCGCTGTTgttttctctgagacagggtttctctgtatagccctgcctgtcctggaactcactctgtaaaccaggctgacctaaaactcacggagatcctcctgcctctgcctctggagtgctgggattaaaggtgtgtgcctcgaTACCCTacttgttgttttgagacaggatttcaaaTAGCCCAGGGTTGCCTCAAATTTACTGTATTTAACCCAGAATGACCTTACAGCCTggatcctctggtctccatgtcCTAAATGCTGAATCACCACACCTCATTTTGCAAAGTTTCGTTTGCtcgtttgtttatgtgtgtgtgtgtgtgtgtgtgtgtgtgtgtgtgtgtgtgtgtgtgtgagagagagagtgagtacCACAGTCCttgtgtggaggtctgaggactgCTTTCAGGAGTGAGTTCTCTTCTTCTTCTGTGCAGTTTCTACACATACAATGCAGGTTAGTGGGCTTATTGGCCAGCACCtgtaaccactgagtcatctctctaatccggtaaaaatagatacaaaaataaagtaattaattaccatcttttatatttgctttagttttttttaacttttaatttttctggGTTCTaaactactgatttttttaaaaagatttttatttttattttttatttatttatttatttatttatttatttattggttctttttttcggagctggggaccgaacccagggccttgcgcttcctaggtaagcgctctaccactgagctaaatccccagcccctatttatttatttatttatttatttatttattttggagctgaggaccgaacccagggccttgcacttgctaggcaagcgctctaccactgagctaaatccccaaccccaagatttttatttttatgtatacaagtacactgtcgctgtcctcagacacaccaggagaggacatcagatcccattacagatggttgtgagccaccatgtggttgctgggaattgaactcaggacctctggaagagcagtcggtgctcttaaccgctgagccatctctccagtcctgctttagttttttttaaagaaaataatatgaagtacATCTCCACTGTAGAGGACATGGTTAgcacaggaaggaagggaagtcggtacagagggagggaggagatacACAGGAAATTAAATCCCCTGATGCTTTGGGTCCACTCTCTAACCACGGACCAGACCTCAGGGTTGATTCTTCTTGTGGTTAACAAACTCTGTTCAAAACAATGTATACACCAGGGACTCAGCAGTGAACCTGGATTGTACAGTGCTGTCAGTCTGAGAAATGCTTACAAAGAAAACACAGCGGAGAAAGCGATTACAGGAAGTTTAAGACAGGGCAAACAAAAGGTCTTAGTTTCTATGGCTGCGTAAGACACAACTCCCAGGCATCTTGGCTccaacacaacaaacaaaacagttctTACCCATCCCAGGACTGTGTGGGGCATCTGAGGTGGGGATCTCCCTGAGATTGTGATCACATGAGACATGGCACTGGGATCCTCACTTTGAAGATCACAAGACCAGAGCCTCACAATACACACAGTAGGGATCCTTGGCATCCCTTGCTGTCTCCCCACAGTCTGTACATGAGGTCTCCCCACACATCAGATTCAAGGCCAGAATTCTCTCCAAGCCATCAGGGTGCCGCCACGGTGCACCTGTGAGCACCAAGCAGCAATCATCACCTTTTACCACAGGGCTTCGGAGATCACACTGTCACTGCTGCATGCTTTCATCTAAGCACTTAGAGAATGTTGCCACACCCGATGGTACAGTCTGTAATCCAAGCTACTTGTTCAAGATCTACCTGGACAACTTGTTGAAACTCTCTtccaaaataaaaagttaaaagaaggGGTAGGAATACCTCAGCAGCTCAACTATAGGGCATTAGCCTAGTATGTGTGAAGCCCTGACTCTGTCTCCATtaatgaaaagtgtgtgtgtgcgcgtgcgtgtatctttgtgtgtgtgtgtgtatatgtgtgtgtctcatgTGTGTCTACTCATAATCTCTCAATGAGGTGCCAATGTGAAGTTGTGAGATAAAGACGTGGATTGTTCTATGACCTGCTGACACAAATACTCTGTTTTTATATCTAGATTATATCTAGAAAATGCCTTTATTTCAAAGACTTTTATAagtattttattcttaaattcaTCTATAACAttctttttggggttttttgtcttctttcttcctttcttccttcctttctttcttcctttctttcttccttccttccttcctttctttctttctttctttctttctttctttctttctttctttctttctttctttcgagacagggtttctctgtacagctctggatatcctagaacttgctttgtaggcccagctgtccttgaactcaaagagatccccaggctgcctctgcctcctggggttAAAGGATGCACTAccacaagtgctctaccactgagctaaatccccaaccccttacactCGTTCTTAATCTATGTTAAAATCTTTCTTGAGATTGAAAGGATGGCtcagccagggctggagagatagctcagtggttaaagcactgactcctttctagaggtcctgagttcaattcccagcaaccacatggtggctcacaaccatctgtgtttttttttttttttttttttttttccggagctgaaaaccgaacccagggccttttgcttactaggcaagcactctaccactgagccaaatccccaacccctcttttctgttttggttttttttttttttcacaaccatctgtaatgggatctgatgccctcttctggtgtgtctgaagacagtgacagcgtactcatatacattaattaagtaattaatttttaagaaaaggtggcggggttggggatttagctcagtggtacagcgcttgcctaggaagcgcaaggccctgggttcggtccccagctctgaaaaaaaagaaccaaaaaaaaaaaaaaaaaaagaaaaaagaaaaggtggcTCAGCCAGTAAGAGCACTTAACTTGGAGGTCCCTGGAAGACAGTGTTTTGGATGGCAGTTATGAGGACAAAATTCCCTGATtcgattttgtttttgtttgtttgttgggacAGGGCccctctctatgtagccctggctggactggaactcactgtgtagaccaggccaacccttaactcacagagatctgccagccccTATGTCTGAAATTTGGGGATTAAAGGGGGATGGCACTGTACCAGGCTAAGCCCTGTGTTCTTGGCCACACCAGTTTGGAGGGACGTCTCAGAACCTGTAcaagaagccaggcatggcggaACATATTTTGTAATCTCAGTGATGGCCAGGTAGGTGGCtcctggggttcactggccagctagtctgACTGACCTGGTGAAATTCtgggccagtgagagactctgtttcaagcCAAAGGCGAAAGGCACCCACGCTCGCCACTGACCTTCAAACAACGGGGAGAGCCAATCCCCGGAAGCTGCCCTCTCTCTTCCGCATGCACACCCTTGGATGGAACACACTCACAGCCATCCCATAAACAAATATTCCAGCCAAATTAAAGTATGAAACTAAGAGAGACTTTAAAGGCCGCCCTCGGCTACACAGTGAACTTGAGGCCATTCCTGGTCtatgtaagatcttgtctcaataaACACACTGTGCTGGGCATGAAGGTGCACaacttaaccccagcactctggaggcagaggtaggctgatctctgtgagttcaaagctggactggtctacctagcaagttctaggccagccagggtggcacagtgagaccctgactcaaaaaagcaaaacaaaacaaaatctaccAGCATCaaaactaggggctggggatttagctcagtggtagagcgcttacctaggaagcgcaaggccctgggttcgatccccagctccgaaaaaaagaaccaaaaaaaaaaaaaaaaaaaaaaaaaaactaaatgacGAACTAGCCACAACTTTGATCGATTTGCTTGTTTTAGTAAATCtaagtagactttttttttctggatatgAAAATTTATTATTCTGTTTCCATTGTCAAAATTTTATGATCTTGGTCTTTCCTTCTTGCCTTTGTACAGAGCCAAAAGAGACACATTGGCTACTTTAACCACCTTAAAGCGGACTCCAGGAATATCACCCACGGCATGGCCTTTGCGACCAAATCCAACAACCAGAACTTTATCATTTTCCTCAATGAAGTTCAAGCAACCGTCATTGGGCACGAACGCTGTGATCTTCTTGCCGTACTTACTGAGCTGCACCCTGACACACTTCCGGATGGCAGAATTTGGCTGTTTGGCTTCAACCCCTACTTTTTCCAGCACAATTCCCTTTGCGTGAGAGGCACCCCCAAACAGATTGGCCTTCAGGGCTGTGCCCAAGTGGGCTTTCTTGTACTGTTTATCATGCCACTTTTGGTCCCGTCGGTGACTGCGGAGCTTCCGGGCAGTACAGAGACCACGACACTTACCCATCTTGCTGGCGCCACGGGCCGGAGAGAAAGAGCTTAAGTAGACTTTCCacaattaataatattttatttgctcTATGACCCTAAGGTCAGTAGCTCCCAACCCATGAGTCTTGAGTCTTCATTCCTTCGGGGGCCACATATCAGAAATACTGAATATTAGATATTGACGTTATGATTcctaatagtagcaaaattacagttacgaagtagtaACAATAATATTATAgatgagggtcaccacaacatgaggcactgtattaagtaagggtcacagcattaggaagattgagaaccactgccttaggaCCAATTCAACAGAATAGACGTCTTTATTTCTTCGGACAGGACTTCATCTAGCATAacctggcctctaactcactacAATGCTAAAAGATCTTCCTGGCTTCACCACTCACATGCTGGGAGTACATGTGTCCAGGGCTAAGTTCAGTTTTTATGGTGTGCTAAGGATTGAACCAGGAAGTCTTGCATGCTAACCTAGaagtctaccaactgagctacaccccaaaaCCAAGTTCTCTAATTGCCCTGAGGTTGAATGGGGAGTAATTATGCACACAAGTAAGAGGAATGGGgcggctggagggatggctcagaggttaaaagcactgactgttcttcccgaggtccttattcaattcccagaaacacataatggctcataaccatctataatgagatctggtgccctcttctggccctagGCAGAACACTGAATACATAAatgaattgttttttaatttaaagtatgGGTAGTGGAGTGGGTAGTATATGATGTTGAATTACCAGGTGGCAATCATGACCCTGGAAATAGAATTTGTATTCTATAGCTCCATACTTTGTAGAAACGCTTTGAGGCTATAGGAAACACAACTCTTGTAGCTCAGGTTTCAAGAACTTTTCTGGTCTTCCGCCATGTCAGCCCAGAAAGCCCTGGGTGAGACAACAGTGCAGAAGTAGGCGGGGCTCCCCGGAACCTATTTCCCAAGCCTGGGAGGCTGCTATGGCCAAGTGATATCTGGACACAGCTTAATAACACCTAGActttgagaaggaaaaaaagtcaaTAGACCACGAAAATGTTCTGACGGAAGTATTACAGGAGTCAGAAGGAAAAGCCCCTAGGAAGTGTTATCAAGATGGCCCAAGCCTTCAGCTTCTGCCTGCAAACGTCCGAACTCCTGGTAAGAGGCCTCTCTCTCCAGATGGCATGCTTAATTTCAGGGCTTAGAGTGATGGCAGGCTCACAGCGCAGAGGGCTTGAGAAGCATCTGATGTTAGATAGCACTGTTCTTCGAAATGATCTGTCAGCTGCCgcccctcctgcctccactgcgCTTGGGCCAGTGGCCACAAGCTCCTGCTTCCGAAAAGCCCATTCATAGCCTTCTTTCTCAAGCTCTCATCTCAAGCCTGACTTCCCTGTCTACACAAAGCCACCCTTTCTTCCCAGGGACCCAGGTGGCAGTTGAAACTGTACATAATGACTCCTCTTTCTTTTGGCCCCATAAAGCCCCAAAGGGCAGCCCAGACGGAAGATCTGCTTTGTCCGTGCGTGGTGTCGAGGAGTCAGATGAGGGCACTTAAATCTCCATTTTCACCAGAACCTGCAGGGCAGCACCCCAGCGCTAACGGACACATTACAGACCAACCCTCTTGACTTACAGACAAGACACAGGCAAGGCTCTTTTCTCTCAGCGAAGACTCCCTGCCTCCCACCTTCCCTGGGAACCGAAGTGGGCTGGTGGGCTTACTCTCAGGTCCCAAACTCACTGGCCCACAGGGGCCTTTCCTCCCTGACCTCCGCTGGCTGCTAATGAGCACCACTTTCGGCCTTCCGCAAGCTTCTCAGGATCCTGTCGTTTTCTGAATATTTCACCTTCACTTCTGGACAGGATTCAGTGCCTTCCACTTCAGGCGGTTCCACCACCTCTAATGCAAGGTAAATCATGCTGTTGGCTTCAAGGCCGTTAGAACTACACACCCATTCCATTTCTCCCAGCTCCTCAGCAGCAGGACACCCAAAGCCCTGCTCTTGTTTTCTATCCACACTTAACTCAGACCCTTTTGTCATCTCAGCAGCGACTATGTGTTCTGCCTCTTTTGTCAGCATGCGTGCCATGAGCCCCCAGGCTGCGACAAACAGTACCTCATTTCAGGCAATCAGCACAACTGCTGGTCGCCCAGACGTGACAAACCAGGTAGAGAAAccattccagggctggagagacagcttagtcAGTAAAGGGCTTGCTTGCTTTGCAGACATAAgggtcctgagttcgatccccagcattCATGcgatcccagtgctgggaaagtAGAGACAGACGGATCAATGGAATTCTTTACAGCCAGCCCACCCTAATTGGCAAGCCTAAGATCCTGTTAGAAACTCCGTcaactggcaagatggctcagtggataaaggtgacTGCTgccaagcccgatgacctgagtcAGAGCCCTAAGGACCCTCATGGTaaaaggacagaactgactcctgtaagcTGCCTTCTGTCCTCTACACCAAGTTATGATGTACATGTACCTCCCCTGCCCAGTAAATAGattgcatgtaattttaaaaatttaagaaatctTGTCTTAAAATACAAGGCCTTAGGCTAGTGAGATAGTTTCAACAGGTGAAGTGGTTTGATTGAAAatggccaggctggagagatggctcagaggttaagagcacccgactactcttccagaggtcctgagttcaattcccagcaaccacatggtggctcccaaccatctgtaaagagatccggtgccttcttctagtgtatctgaagacagctacagtgtacttatatataaatgaataaatattttaaaaaagaaaaagaaaatggctgggggctggagagatggctcagtggttaaaagcaccgactgctcttccagaggtcctgagttcaaatcccagcaaccacatggtggctcacaaccatctgtaatggaatccgatgccctcttctggtgtgtctgaggacagctacagtgtactcatatacaaaataaataaataagtctttaaaaaaaaaaaagaaaaaaaagaaaatggccgGATAGACTCAAAGGGagtggccatgttggagtgggtgtggccttgttggagtgggtgtggccttgggaaTGTGTGCCACTGGGGGggtgtgggctctgaggtttcagaagcttaaGCCAGGCCCAACTGcattcttcctgctgcctgagaaCCCGGATGAAGAACTCtaagctacttctccagcaccatgtctgtctgtgccaccatgctttctgTGGTGTTGATAAAGGAATAAACCGCTGAGCTATAAGGCAGCCTCAgttaaatactttcctttataagaggcgccgtggtcatggtgactcttcaaGACAGCAATAAAGATCCTACGACAGCACAGAGTGCTTGCCAccaaatctgatgacctgagtaTGATCCCTGAGATCCACATGGAGGAGGGAAAGAACCAA from Rattus norvegicus strain BN/NHsdMcwi chromosome 8, GRCr8, whole genome shotgun sequence includes:
- the Rps23-ps11 gene encoding small ribosomal subunit protein uS12-like: MGKCRGLCTARKLRSHRRDQKWHDKQYKKAHLGTALKANLFGGASHAKGIVLEKVGVEAKQPNSAIRKCVRVQLSKYGKKITAFVPNDGCLNFIEENDKVLVVGFGRKGHAVGDIPGVRFKVVKVANVSLLALYKGKKERPRS